In Patescibacteria group bacterium, the genomic stretch GGTCCCAAAATACCAATTTGCGGGTGCTCATCCATATAGTTGATCATTTTACCTATTTCATTAGTTAAAATAACAATATCAGGATTAAGGATCATCAAATAACGACCTTTAGCGGCTTTTATTCCCAGGTTTACACCACCGCCGTAACCGAGGTTTTTTTGCGACTGGATAAATTTAACGCTAGGAAAGTATTTTTTAATCATTTCCCCGGTATTATCACCCGAAGCGTTATCAATCACAATAACTTCATGCTCAAAATCTAACTGTAACAGTATTATCCCCTTCAAACATTGCTGCAATAGTCCCATTGATTTGTATTTTAATATTATGATTGATAATTCCATATTTTAATTTATATGTTACCTAAACCATGGTCTGATATCTCTTGCCGTTATTTTTCTGATTTTTTTTATTTGACGACGTTTGGCTAAGGCTGACGGTAAGAGAATAAAAACCTGACCGATAGTACGCAGTGTAAATGTTTCTAAAAAAAGAATATACAAAAACTTTTTTACTTCATAAAAGAGTATCCATGGCAGATGCAATATCCAGTTACTAAAATAATCATTTTTCAGAATCATCAACCAATGATTGCGAAAAGAATATTGGTTGACTATTTTTGATTTACGTCGTCGGTCGCGAATAGTTGTTAAGTTATTAGCTTTAGCGTGTCCAAAACCGCTTCGGTGATGAGAGCTTTCTGCCGTCGGAACATACAATGCTGGCCAAGCAGCAAGCTGCAATCGCCAAGCCAGATCCACGTCCTCTTTGTACATAAAAAAATCTTCGTCAAAGTATTCGAAATACTCAAAACTTACCGCAAATTTGTAGCTTTCCCTGGCACGATTATTACGCAACTTCACTTCTTCCAAGGCGGATCGACGATACAAAACAAGACTGCCGGAAATACCGAAAACCATTTCCTGTTTATTATATTTATTCGTGTCCTGCTCGCCGGCTCCACGATCGACAAATCGCCGTGCTTTGCTTGCCGTTATACCAGTAGTGTCGATAATTTTTGACCCTGACGTTTCGGAATTATTTGATTCATTATTTATTTTTATTACTTTACCGCCAAAACTGCCATAACGAGGGTGGGTATCGGCTGTTTTAACTATTCTTTCTAAAAATTCTGGCTGCAATATAACGTCTTGGTTAACGAGCAGTACATATTCGCTATCCCAAAATTTAATCGCCTGGTTATTAGCTTTGGCAAAACCCAAATTTTTAAAATTTTGCAAAACAGTAATATTGGGATAATTTTTTTTAATATGTTCCAGTGTCCCATCAGCTGAAGCGTTGTCAACAACGATTATTTTAAAATCTTGAAAAGTTTGATTTAAAACAGATCTTAAACATTCATCAATATAATGGATAGCGTTATAAGTAACAATATTTATTGATATTTTCATAAATTGTGTTTTTTGGGACTAACCCAGAAGCCCAAACGATATTTACCGCCGAGCATCAGACGGGTTTGGGCGTCGATCGCCGGTATCGAACCGAATAAAATCAAAGTGATCGGCAGCAAAACCCATTGTAAAACCATGATCAAATATTTATGACGTGGCGTCTGATCCGGTCTGGGTGGCAGCATAAGCAAATTGGAAATAATCGAAATAAACATGCCGATCATTGCCAGCCCCATTAATTTTTCCATAACAAAAGGGGCGTTTTGAGCAAGAACAGTCGCTTTTTCCTGTCCTTTTGTCAGATACAGCGGCAAACGTCCTAAAATAGTAATAAGTATCGGAACAGTCGCCCAAGAATACATGCCTTCTATCTGATTCCAGATTAAACGGAATCTGGCGCCAAATGGTATTAGGTTTTTTTTCTTTTTTTCTTTAAAATGCCAAAGCATGTACGGGATGTGTTCCGCGCCCCAAGCCCAGCGGCGCTGTTGTTTATATAAACTTTTCAGACTCTGCCACCAAGAATCGCAAGAAACGGTAGTCATTGATACCGGAACAAAAATCGGCGTAACCGAATAATTTCCGTTATAACGCAGGAAACCTTGCAGATAAATCCTGGAGTCTTCAGTAACAATATCTTTTTCCCAAAAATCAACATCAACCAGCATCTGCCAGCTCATTGAATGAGAGGAAAAGGTAAAAAGTCTTTCCGGTCGCATCAATTCGGTCATCAACCAAAAAGTTGTACCAAAAGAAGATATGCGGGTTATCGAGTCGGATTGCCAGATGTTGTTATTGTACAAAGCAATCGGTTGATAGCTGGTTTTCAACCTGTCAGGATGGGTCAGGTATTTGTAAGTAAGGCAGGAAAAGTATTGGGTATGAGCGCAAGTGTCAATATCAAAGGAAGAAACAATAATGTCTTGGTAATCAATGTGCAGTTCTTGATCAATGATTTTTTTTATTTCATGACCGGCGTAGTTGATATTCGACCCTTTGCCCGGCACTTCATCTAACAGATCGACTGGATGGATCGTATAAATAAAACGAAAAAAATTATCGCCAAACTCTTTTTTTATCATCTCGGCTTTTTGAGTAAACGCTTCCCTGCCAACGCGTTCTTCTCCCGCTAAAACAACAATAAATCTATCAAGCGGAAATTTTGTTTGCACTAAACTGGAAAAAGTATTGCGTAAAACCTCAATTGATTCGTTATAAGTGGGCAAAAATATAACATGGTAGATTTTACGCCAATCCGAAATTTCCGCTTCCAGTTTTTTTTGCCAGTCGATTCGGATATCCCGACGATAGTTTTTCCATGATAAAGAAATGTAAAAAATAAAATAACAGACCCGAAAAAGCCAATAAAGATCAAAAACGATAACAAAATAAATAACCCAAAGAGGCCGAACAAAAGATAAAAATATTGCCAAAATAATCGTTATCCAGGTCAGTGTGCCGGGAATAAATTCGTAAAAACGAAATCTGGCGTTGCGTCTTAGTTCGTTTTGATTGCTAGATGCCATAGTAATTAGAATTCTAGCAAAAAATTAGCCTAAAATCAACCGTAAAAGCTGTCTAATTTTTGTTTAAATTTAAACAAAAAGAAAAAGGGCAGACCTTTTTCATCTATTTTGCAGGAGGGGTAAGCCACAACTGATTCAGCGAGTAACGCCAAGAATCTGGCGAGTGCAAAATAGTGTTGGGGGGTGAAAGTTGGTCTGCCCTAAGTGTTTTAATTCGTGCCTTTACCTGAGTATATTTAATAAACATAACCGTGTCAATGTTTTTCTTTTTTGCTATAATAAGACCTATGGAACAAATTAGATTACAAAAATTTCTTTCTACTGCCGGCGTCGCCTCCCGACGAGCTGCTGAAGAGCTGATAAAAAACGGCAAAGTCAAAATAAATGGCATCCTGGCGCAAATTGGTCAAAAAATCAATCCTGATAAAGATAAAGTTGAGGTAAATGATAGTTTGATTACCGCCGCGGAAAAAATGATTTATTTGGTTTTAAACAAGCCAACCGATTATACCACTACTCGGTCGGATCGTTTTGCCAGTAAAACGATTTATGATCTACTACCCAAAGATCTGAAAAATAAAGTTTGGCCGATCGGTCGTCTGGACCGTGACTCTTGCGGACTGATTATATTAACTAACGATGGTGAGCTGACACAACGTCTCACCCACCCCAAATTTGAGCACGAAAAAGAATACTTGGTAAATTTTCGTGGCACTTTGGACGAAGACAAGATTGCTCACCTGGAAAAAGGCGTGATGTTTCGCGGAGAGAAATCCGCTCCTTGCAAGGCAGAGTTGCTTAACAAAAGTGAAGTGAAAATAATCCTCAAAGAAGGTCGCAAACGACAGATTCGCGATATGCTCTCTGCCGTGCATGTGCATGTTACTTTTTTGCGTCGAGTCCGCGAAGGTAGGCTGACAATAGACAGAGTACCGGTAGGAAAATATAAGATAATTAGTAGAAAAAACATCATTTAATTAATATTTTCTTAAAGATTGACAAAAAGTTTTGTCTACTGTAAGTTGCAAATGTACCAACAAAAAAGGAGCAAACAATGCCTGAATACAATCTTGACTGGAAAGAAGAAATGACTCCTGCCAACGTCGAAAAGATTGGTGCCATGCTGCGTCAGTTACTACGGAATAAAACATACGTTTTTGTTTTTTGCAGCGAGATTATTGACTACAAGCCATTAGTTACGGTTGGCTTGCGCTTGGCAGGTGGCGACGCCGGTATCAAATGCTTTGCTTATCCGGAGAAAAATCTGGCATCCATCAGTATCGCCGACACTGGCGGAGTCTTTACGTGCCAACTAGTTCAAAATTTGGAAGACAAAATCACTTTCAAAAAACCCGTCTTCCACTTTGAAAGAAACCAAGTTACGGTGACCCATCGCGCACCCAGCGGCAATCTGATTTATTGGGTTATCGCGGTTCAACCGGATATGATATGATGCATTACGTAACTGGTGATGCGACTGCACCTCAAGGACAGGGACCAAGTGTTATCGTTCATGTTTGTAACGACATTGGTGCTTGGGGTGCGGGATTTGTCCTGGCGATATCCGCCAAATGGTCGGAACCCGAGACCCAATATCGGGCTTGGCACAAAGAAGGCGGTTCTGTCCCCTTTGAGCTAGGCGCGACGCAAATTGTCGCCGTGGAAAAAAATCTCTGGGTGGCAAACATGATCGGTCAGCACAAGATCAAACCGAGAGACGGTGTCCCGCCTGTCCGCTATGAAGCAATCAAGCAATGCCTGAATACCGTGGCGATTTTCGCGAAGGAACAAAAAGCTTCGGTCCACATGCCGCGTATCGGCTGCGGTCTGGCCGGTGGCACTTGGGCCGAAATCGGTCCAATCGTTGAAAAGACTCTTGTTGCGCAAGGCGTTGACGTCTACGTCTATGATTTACCAAAATAAAACATTCTAAAAACCCCGCCATGCGACGGGGTTTTTTCGTTGTCATCCTGAACGAAGTGAAGGATCTCTCCAGAAAAGAAATAAACACGAATATTAAATAAAACGTAATCATCGATGATTACGTTTTATTGTATTTTTTCCTTCGTGGGTAATCAAGAGGGATTCTTCGCTAACGCTCAAAATGACATCTACTTGACGATAATAAAACTATCAACTAGCTTGCCAAAAAGATCAATATCGCTCTCTGTCGCGCTATTAACATAAACATTGATTACCTCATCGCCCTTTTTGAGTATTACCGAGTTGCCAACTACTGGCGATCCCTGGTATTTAGTGCGAATCGCCGGTATGCCATTTACAGTGATATTATCTCGAGACAAATAGTTTATAGCTACGTTGTCTTGCATGTAGCCGAGATATTCATCAGGCGTGCCAGTAAAACTAGACACCTCTACCCCGCCAAGACCAGCTTGACCATTAGCGTCAATCCCAAACAAAGAGTTTTTAGCATTGTACTGGTTAACCGCTGCTTTCCAGGCGGCCGGATATTTGAAACTATATCCGCCGGTAGGGTTGGTAAAAGTCTGCCAGCCTTCATAACCCGGAGCTGGTACGACTGGTTCATTAACATCTACGGTTGCGATATTAGCATTTAGTGTAGCTGTAGGAGCACTGGTTAGCGAACAGCCAGCGAGGACGAAGGTCAGACTCGCCAAAGTGAGGATAAGAAATGTTTTTTTCATAAAGTTATGGTTAATGTTTTTATTTAAAACTTTTTATCAATTCCAGTTTGTCCGCTCTGGGCAACTTCTTTATTCTAGCTTCCTCGCGCGAAGCCGTGGATCTATTGCGAAATTTCCTAGAGTAAACCAGTTTGATCGGTCGGCGGGCGCGAGTGTACTTGGCGCCAAGTCTAGAGCTGCGGTGCTCGGCGACTCTCCGCTCCAGATCCGTAGTGATCCCGGTGTAGAGGGTTTGGTCGGAGCATTTGAGGATGTAGAGGTGGTACATAGATTCAATATTTCACTTAACGGGCGGCGGCTGATCCGAAGTGGCGAGGCCGCTTTAGCGGCCGAGACATTTCGGATAGGCGCTGTTGTGCGAAGTCGCGGAGCGACGAGCCAACAGAGCGCCGTCAGGCGCCGCCCGTTGTGCCGAAGGAGCGCAGCGATTTCGGCACAACTAGCTACTATCTGCAGTGTTTGGGTGATAAGTGCCGTTTTTGGTGTGTTGTGCGCAGTAAACGTACTTTTTACTTTAAATATTTCTTCCCCTTCAACCTCTTCGGCAAATAGTCCTGGATGTCACCGGCATATCCAAAATTGGGATTATATTTGTAGTCTTTACCGTAACCTAGACCCTTCATTAGTTTAGTCGGCGCGTTGCGCAAATGCAAGGGCACTGGGTCGTTTTCACCCTCTTTGATATCTTTTTGTACTTCCATATACGCTATATAGAGGTCATTACTTTTTGGCGCGCGGGCTAGGTACACCGCGGCTTGGGCTAGGATCACGTTACACTCCGGCATACCGATGAAATGACACGCTTGATAAGCGGCAACGGTCTGGGGTAGCGCTTGCGGATCGGCCATACCTATGTCTTCGGAAGCAAAACGCACTAGACGGCGCGCGACATAGAGCGGATCTTCGCCGGCCTCAAGCATGCGACCAAGCCAATAGAGACTGGCGTCGGCATCTGACCCGCGCAGACTTTTGTGTAGGGCAGATATTATATTGAAATGCTGCTCCCCTGCCCGATCGTACAGCAGATGCGAGCGCTGCAGCGAATCTTTGATTTTATCTTTATCTAGGATAATTTTTTTGGTCTGGTCTTGGCTGGTGACGGCTAGCTCAATAGCGTTGTAGGCGGTGCGAGCGTCACCATCCGCCATGGCAGCGAGATATTTGATAGTTTCGGCGTCAACCTTGATCTGGAGCTTGCCGTAACCTTTTTCTTCATCTTTGATTGCTCTGACTATCAGATCGGCGATATTTTGGCCGGTGAGTTTTTCGAGGACAAAAACCCGGCAGCGGGATAGGAGCGCCGAGTTTATCTCGAAAGACGGATTCTCGGTTGTTGCTCCGACTAGGATAATCGTCCCGTCTTCGATATGCGGCAGAAGCGAGTCTTGTTGCGATTTACTCCAGCGATGGATCTCGTCGATAAAGAGAATGGTTTTGCGATTGTAGAGTTTAGCGTTGTCGTTAGCTTTTTTCACCACCTCGCGCAGTTCTTTGACCCCGGTGGACACAGCGCTAAACTGGATAAAGTCGGAGTTGGTCATCTTGGCCACTATTCGCGCCAGAGTGGTCTTACCACACCCAGGCGGACCCCAAAACACCATAGAGGGCACTCTATCGGCTTCTAGGGCGAGTTTAAGCACCTTACCATTAGCGAGCAGGTGTTCCTGACCGGCAAAGTCGGCTAGATTCTCCGGCCGCATTCGGTCGGCCAGAGGGGCATGTTTTTTGAGATTTTGGTCAAATAAATCCATATTTTTGGTTAACCCACGTGCATCTATTGTATTCCTTTCAGGTGGTTTAGTAAACCTATAAACTAAATCAAATATTGACAAATAATCAAAAACGGCTTAAGGTTAAAAATCAATCACAAAAAGGAGGTAGCAATAATGAAATCTGAAGTGATTGGCGCTAGTGGTGATGACGATCTCAGAACTAAACTGGATAACTTTCTTGCCACTGTTGAACCGCAAAAAATCCATTCCACCAACTTGGCGTCTATGACGTTCCCAAACACCGGCGGAAGCATTTTGGTCATGACTATCATCTACGAATAAGCGTTCAGCCCACAAACATTAAACCCCAGAGAAAAGCTGGGGTTTTAAATTTACTTAAATATAAAAAAGAACCGCCCAAGCGAGCAGTTCTGATTGTTTGTTGTAGTGACGACTTAGGGCACCATCACTTTGGTTTTGGGCAAAACGCCGAACCTGTCGCCTGTGGTCAGGTCGGTGGCGTTGATGCCGGACGCTTCTTCGGTCTGATTGCGATGACCTTCTTTCATGCACTCGTAGTCGTCGAGCTAGAAGATCGCTTTTTCGGGCAACTCGCCAAACGGTATTCTGTTGGTCATGCCTTGATCCCCCTTTGTTTTTTTCAAATCTATTTGCTGGTCACTCTACTTTTTATTGCCGGTTTTGTCAACTATACGACCGCAACTTGTTTTTTCTGGCGGTATTTGTTATTCTTTTGCCATATTACAGCGGGGTGTAGCGCAGTTGGTAGCGCGCACGCTTCGGGAGTGTGAGGCCGGGGGTTCGAATCCCCCCACCCCGACCAAAAAAGGTCGTCATTTGAGACGGTCTTTTTTGTTTGGCTGACAAAGTGCTATAATATACGCAGGTGTTTTTTAAAATAAATTAATAAAAATATGATTAAAACAATCAAAATTTTAATTATTATTGTGTTGCTGATTTTTGTCTTGGCGTTAATCTGTCTTAGCTATGTTTATTTTGCCAAACAGCAAGAGACTAATTCCAATAATAACTTGACCGAGGTTGATTCAACCCTGGTTCCCCGCGAAGAGCTTTTTACCAAGTATTTCGTGCAATCAACGCTAACCAAGGAAACGTACACTACTGATGAAAATATTGAAGTTAACTGGCAGCTGCAAAAAAACCTGCCGATCACAACGAAATTTTTGGTAAAACTGGTTGATAAAAATCAGGGAATATTCATTTCCGAAACAGAAGCACTTGATTTAACGAAATACAACGGCGCGAAAATAAAAAATCCGGGAAAAGCTGGCGAATATGAAGCCTGGGTT encodes the following:
- a CDS encoding glycosyltransferase family 2 protein, with amino-acid sequence MASSNQNELRRNARFRFYEFIPGTLTWITIILAIFLSFVRPLWVIYFVIVFDLYWLFRVCYFIFYISLSWKNYRRDIRIDWQKKLEAEISDWRKIYHVIFLPTYNESIEVLRNTFSSLVQTKFPLDRFIVVLAGEERVGREAFTQKAEMIKKEFGDNFFRFIYTIHPVDLLDEVPGKGSNINYAGHEIKKIIDQELHIDYQDIIVSSFDIDTCAHTQYFSCLTYKYLTHPDRLKTSYQPIALYNNNIWQSDSITRISSFGTTFWLMTELMRPERLFTFSSHSMSWQMLVDVDFWEKDIVTEDSRIYLQGFLRYNGNYSVTPIFVPVSMTTVSCDSWWQSLKSLYKQQRRWAWGAEHIPYMLWHFKEKKKKNLIPFGARFRLIWNQIEGMYSWATVPILITILGRLPLYLTKGQEKATVLAQNAPFVMEKLMGLAMIGMFISIISNLLMLPPRPDQTPRHKYLIMVLQWVLLPITLILFGSIPAIDAQTRLMLGGKYRLGFWVSPKKHNL
- a CDS encoding glycosyltransferase family 2 protein, translated to MKISINIVTYNAIHYIDECLRSVLNQTFQDFKIIVVDNASADGTLEHIKKNYPNITVLQNFKNLGFAKANNQAIKFWDSEYVLLVNQDVILQPEFLERIVKTADTHPRYGSFGGKVIKINNESNNSETSGSKIIDTTGITASKARRFVDRGAGEQDTNKYNKQEMVFGISGSLVLYRRSALEEVKLRNNRARESYKFAVSFEYFEYFDEDFFMYKEDVDLAWRLQLAAWPALYVPTAESSHHRSGFGHAKANNLTTIRDRRRKSKIVNQYSFRNHWLMILKNDYFSNWILHLPWILFYEVKKFLYILFLETFTLRTIGQVFILLPSALAKRRQIKKIRKITARDIRPWFR
- a CDS encoding GIY-YIG nuclease family protein, with the protein product MYHLYILKCSDQTLYTGITTDLERRVAEHRSSRLGAKYTRARRPIKLVYSRKFRNRSTASREEARIKKLPRADKLELIKSFK
- a CDS encoding macro domain-containing protein, with the protein product MMHYVTGDATAPQGQGPSVIVHVCNDIGAWGAGFVLAISAKWSEPETQYRAWHKEGGSVPFELGATQIVAVEKNLWVANMIGQHKIKPRDGVPPVRYEAIKQCLNTVAIFAKEQKASVHMPRIGCGLAGGTWAEIGPIVEKTLVAQGVDVYVYDLPK
- a CDS encoding replication-associated recombination protein A; the protein is MDLFDQNLKKHAPLADRMRPENLADFAGQEHLLANGKVLKLALEADRVPSMVFWGPPGCGKTTLARIVAKMTNSDFIQFSAVSTGVKELREVVKKANDNAKLYNRKTILFIDEIHRWSKSQQDSLLPHIEDGTIILVGATTENPSFEINSALLSRCRVFVLEKLTGQNIADLIVRAIKDEEKGYGKLQIKVDAETIKYLAAMADGDARTAYNAIELAVTSQDQTKKIILDKDKIKDSLQRSHLLYDRAGEQHFNIISALHKSLRGSDADASLYWLGRMLEAGEDPLYVARRLVRFASEDIGMADPQALPQTVAAYQACHFIGMPECNVILAQAAVYLARAPKSNDLYIAYMEVQKDIKEGENDPVPLHLRNAPTKLMKGLGYGKDYKYNPNFGYAGDIQDYLPKRLKGKKYLK
- a CDS encoding pseudouridine synthase: MEQIRLQKFLSTAGVASRRAAEELIKNGKVKINGILAQIGQKINPDKDKVEVNDSLITAAEKMIYLVLNKPTDYTTTRSDRFASKTIYDLLPKDLKNKVWPIGRLDRDSCGLIILTNDGELTQRLTHPKFEHEKEYLVNFRGTLDEDKIAHLEKGVMFRGEKSAPCKAELLNKSEVKIILKEGRKRQIRDMLSAVHVHVTFLRRVREGRLTIDRVPVGKYKIISRKNII